From Channa argus isolate prfri chromosome 18, Channa argus male v1.0, whole genome shotgun sequence, the proteins below share one genomic window:
- the LOC137103233 gene encoding nipped-B-like protein B isoform X1, with translation MLPVVLSLQCFGDVRCRKRLVTLSSLCIDTTIDLIFSMNGDMPHVPITTLAGIASLTDLLNQLPLPSPLPATTAKSLLYNGRISEEVSSLLVCRDENLVIQLAHSLNQVSTEHIELKDHLGNDDPEGDMPMLLQTLLSRNPKIFRDKSMPNQYKVLGGVIQQPLIQQYKISQNQVHGSPTSNYQQSTVSQSPSGCFTSPQSGSATRFVPQQNSPIPSPYTPQSPADYMQYNPPSYSQNPQTQQVVVGDIRNIHHNKVAGQLSNSFNHNVRLGSDEEYMNIAHKLENEENDPSMRAVAFPVKSPQSVCSPAGSEKTAETESRPPLIMQSPPPHVPSRVAPDLLLTSPDRKKKQKERSKEENEQINKNALYDIISSTSKDSARLTLKLSRVKVSDMDPHEKPPLMAHMNSDDETDLINSNNNDQLSRTTQPMSHNSEQANSKQAPVQPNSKTGIVSGVVYDDAEVDTLAELERVERESANERERWSKEVQDKDKPLKKRKQDSYPQESGADASDALTVQGGDNGIKLTPKKTSIASHGASRPALMVSIDLQQAGRVIGQPVVVLEAQKFCEDHIQHLTSETEGRLDKVVENRPRIIKQQADHTRKSGADGQPETLKQKQEGRRESKHRHDGKTDSGKGHSDDRRPDTPRQKHDKHLDSRQKQEKNHNSHGSQVSQPETPKAMTKAERNSRHREDKTRNRDRDKDKEREKGRTRDRDIDSRDREKERNGDKDKYREKHRDGDRERDRDGDREKDRDGEKEKDRFRDREINRGKDRHKDRDREKKKHTMSKENYNRHCPDGHTKSDGPKLKQDGSRKSTDLDGRQRTESSTIQNPKHKKEKKTGDDNHAGNKHSFEKKTSVFPSYLLGGTSGSLKNFVIPKLKRDGTDKNPKVSNELISWSKPLVRLERVSLIENLNKGAKPIVVLEKLTTDEVKKIIRESRNAHRSRNRPCFDEPMREMSFCERTNKRRHSVISKSSKYAEVDSEEEDEPEDNDDTNDESARKRYKKDKYKKWKHDGKQSSGDHHRSGGFHGGSDSRHHKRSPDNSDEGCPPPSINDVARELKKKEKQKSRKPYDSKLTTEEKMDSSTFKRFSARLDNILENLEDVDLVNTDDDEIPQELLLGKHQLSELASDSAKIKAMSIFNKLSSDKLVKILNILEKNIQDSVKLSTLINHDNDSMDEERLWRDLIMERVTKSADACLTALNIMTSPRMPKAVYIEDVIERVLQYTKFHLQNSLYPQYDPVYRVDPHGGGVHTSKSKRAKSSTHKQKVVLMLYNKVCEIVSYISELLEIQLLTDTTILQVSTLGITPFFVENVSELQLCAITLVTAVFSRYEKHRQLILEEIFTSLARLPTSKRNLRNFRLNSSDSDGEPLYIQMVTALVLQLIQCVVHLPSQNEEEEEHNKKVDKDFIITNSYETAMRTAQNFLSVFLKKCGSKQGEEDYRPLFENFVHDLLSTVNRPEWPAAELLLSLLGRLLVHQFSNKQTEMALRVASLDYLGTVASRLRKDAVTSKMDQKAIDRILRETSGNDEIQQLQKALLDYLDGNVNTEPSLIFARKFYIAQWFRDITTEAEKAMKSQNENNEDSKGRHHSRDVDLTGEIMQKAEAGKKFLRKVIKTSPSQFSSLRINSDTVDYEDSCLIVRYLASMRPFAQSFDVYLSQILRVLGESAIAVRTKAMKCLSEVVAVDPSILARLDMQRGVHCRLMDNSTSVREAAVELLGRFVLSRPQLIEQYYDMLIERILDTGISVRKRVIKILRDICLEHPDFHKITEMCVRMIRRVNDEEGIKKLVNETFQKLWFTPTPSHDKDAMTRKILNITDVVSACKDSGYDWFEQLLQNLLKSEENASYKPAKKACVQLVDNLVEHILKYEESLADCEDKLVTSDRLVACITTLYLFSKIRARLMVKHAMTMQPYLTTKCNTQNDFMVICNVAKILELVVPLMEHPSETFLTTMEEDLMKLIFKYGMTVVQHCVSCLGAIVNKVTHNYRFIWACFNRYYGALAKLKTQHQEDPTSSTLVANKPTLLRSLFTVGALCRHFDFDQEEFKGGNKIVIKDKVLELLLYFTNHEDEEVQIKATIGLGFQFIGHPELMFVQDVKVLYNSILSDENSLVSRKIQVLKNLQTYLQEEDSRMQEADREWNKQAKQEDLKEMGDISSGMSSSIMQIYLKQVLESFFHSQSTVRHFALSVITLTLSQGLIHPVQCVPYLIAMGTDPEPTMKNKADQQLVEIDKKYSGFIHMKAVAGLKMSYQVQQAINGSKGSVRGFRREDSDSALCSHLYTMVRGNRQHRRAFLISLLNLFDDSSKIEVNMLLFIADNLACFPYQTQEEPLFIMHHIDITLSVSGSNLLQSFKESLQKEPVPQEKKMKVKKKKKKKKKKLPLQRKYSSDDDDDVDEYNDDEQSSSKSSSSDEDDEIHHRQKKSVVSDSDSDLEDEDAVMDRLPENPNPLLDFASASQGILLLLMLKQHLKNLYGFSDSKIQKYSPTESAKVYDKAVNRKSKVHFNPRQTLDYLKSNLSNKDLSYETKRNIVKQYLDFKVLMEHLDRDEEDEEGEANANARNKAINSLLKGPKLQNHNHNNHTALLETDDEESEDEDPPARKPRKGGDSAEDSGHMNETVEVMDVIAICCPKYKDRPQIARVIQKTKSGYNIHWMTGSYSGPWAEAKKRDGRKKVPCVGTIKESEIIYKKISLTSGQKLTNKVAQTLRALYAAKEGTKS, from the exons ATGTTGCCAGTCgttttgtctttgcagtgtTTCGGAGATGTGAGGTGTAGAAAGAGATTGGTGACATTGAGCAGCCTGTGCATTGACACGACCATTGACCTCATCTTCAGCATGAATGGTGATATGCCTCATGTCCCCATCACTACTCTCGCTGGAATTGCTAGCCTAACAGACT TGTTGAACCAGCTGCCCTTGCCTTCTCCTCTGCCTGCCACCACTGCTAAGAGCCTGCTCTACAATGGAAGGATCTCTGAAGAGGTCAGCAGCCTGCTGGTTTGCCGGGATGAGAATCTTGTAATTCAGCTGGCACACAGCCTTAACCAAGTCTCTACTGAACACAT aGAGTTGAAAGACCACCTGGGCAATGATGATCCAGAGGGTGACATGCCAATGCTTCTACAAACATTGCTGTCCAGGAACCCCAAAATCTTCAGGGACAAAAGTATGCCAAACCAGTACAAAGTTTTGGGTG GTGTTATACAGCAGCCATTGATCCAGCAGTATAAAATATCTCAGAATCAAGTTCATGGGAGTCCAACATCAAACTATCAGCAATCTACAGTTTCACAAAGCCCCTCTGG CTGCTTTACATCCCCACAGTCTGGGTCAGCTACTCGGTTTGTACCCCAGCAGAACAGCCCTATACCTAGTCCTTATACTCCTCAGAGTCCTGCGGACTATATGCAGTACAATCCACCCAGTTATTCCCAAAACCCACAGACTCAGCAAG ttgttgttggtgATATAAGAAATATCCATCACAACAAGGTCGCCGGACAGCTTAGTAATTCTTTTAATCATAATGTGAGACTAGGCTCGGATGAAGAATACATGAACATAGCTCACAAACTGGAAAATGAG GAGAATGACCCCTCCATGAGGGCTGTTGCATTTCCAGTTAAATCACCACAGTCGGTGTGTTCCCCTGCTGGGAGtgaaaaaactgcagaaa cagAGTCCAGACCACCTCTTATCATGCAGTCACCTCCTCCTCATGTGCCATCACGTGTAGCACCTGACCTGCTTCTCACCTCTCCTGACCgcaaaaagaagcagaaagaaaggAGTAAAGAGGAAAATGAGCAGATAAACAAAAATGCCTTGTATGACATTATTAGTTCTACATCAAAAGACTCTGCTAGGCTGACTTTAAAACTGTCACGAGTAAAAGTATCAGATATGGACCCACATGAAAAACCTCCTCTTATGGCACATATGAACTCAGACGACGAAACTGATTTgattaatagtaataataatgatcagTTGTCAAGGACTACCCAGCCCATGTCACACAACAGTGAGCAGGCAAACAGTAAGCAAGCTCCTGTTCAGCCAAATAGTAAGACTGGAATTGTCAGTGGGGTTGTGTATGATGATGCTGAAGTAGACACACTTGCAGAACTGGAAAGAGTAGAACGTGAGTCAGCCAATGAGAGAGAACGTTGGTCTAAAGAAGTCCAGGATAAAG ACAAGCCACTGAAGAAACGTAAACAAGACTCATATCCTCAGGAATCTGGAGCTGATGCGAGTGATGCGCTTACGGTACAAGGGGGTGATAATGGTATCAAGTTGACACCCAAAAAGACGAGTATTGCAAGTCACGGTGCAAGTCGGCCTGCTTTAATGGTCAGTATTGATCTGCAGCAAGCTGGCAGAGTGATAGGACAACCTGTAGTGGTCTTAGAAGCACAGAAGTTCTGTGAAGACCACATACAGCACCTAACATCAGAGACTGAGGGGAGGTTAGATAAAGTTGTGGAAAACAGACCCCGGATCATCAAGCAGCAAGCTGACCATACCAGAAAGTCTGGCGCAGATGGGCAACCTGAAACCCTTAAACAGAAGCAGGAAGGTCGACGGGAatccaaacacagacatgatGGCAAAACTGACAGTGGCAAGGGACACTCAGATGACAGACGGCCGGACACACCACGGCAGAAGCATGACAAGCATTTAGACTCAcgccaaaaacaggaaaagaatcACAACAGTCATGGATCCCAGGTCAGCCAGCCTGAGACTCCTAAAGCCATGACCAAGGCTGAGCGTAACTCCAGACATAGGGAAGACAAAACCAGGAATAGAGATAGGGATaaggacaaagagagagaaaaaggaagaactAGAGATAGAGACATTGATAGTAGAgatagagaaaaggaaagaaatggagataaagacaaatacagagaaaaacacagagatggagacagagaaagggacagagatggagacagagaaaaggacagagatggagagaaagaaaaggacagatttagagacagagaaataaacagaggTAAAGATAGACATaaagatagagacagagaaaagaaaaaacacaccatGTCAAAGGAAAACTACAACAGACACTGTCCAGATGGCCATACTAAATCTGATGGTCCTAAATTGAAGCAAGATGGAAGCAGAAAATCTACTGACCTTGATGGTCGCCAGAGGACAGAAAGTTCCACCATTCAAAACCCCAAAcacaagaaggagaaaaaaactggGGATGACAATCATGCTGGAAACAAACATtcatttgagaaaaaaacaagtgtgttcCCTTCATACCTGCTGGGTGGCACATCAGGGAGTCTGAAGAACTTTGTGATTCCTAAATTGAAACGAGATGGGACAGATAAAAACCCCAAAGTTTCAAACGAACTGATTAGTTGGAGCAAACCCCTGGTCAGATTGGAAAGGGTGTCATTGATAGAGAATTTGAACAAAGGTGCTAAGCCTATTGTTGTCCTTGAGAAACTTACTACtgatgaagtaaaaaaaatcattagggAAAGCAGGAATGCACACAGATCCAGGAACAGGCCCTGCTTTGACGAACCAATGAGAG AGATGTCTTTTTGTGAGAGGACAAATAAGCGAAGGCACAGTGTGATCAGTAAGAGTTCCAAGTATGCTGAGGTAGattcagaagaagaagatgaaccTGAAGATAATGATGACACTAATGATGAAT CTGCTCGGAAAAGGTACAAGAAAGACAAGTACAAGAAATGGAAGCACGATGGGAAACAAAGTTCTGGAGACCACCATCGGAGTGGAGGTTTTCATGGGGGGTCTGATAGCCGTCACCATAAAAGGAGCCCTGATAATTCAGATGAAGGCTGTCCTCCGCCAAGCATAAATGATG TCGCCAGAGAAttgaagaaaaaggagaaacagaaaagcaggaaGCCATATGATTCCAAGCTAACAACAGAAG AAAAGATGGACTCCTCCACATTTAAGAGATTTTCAGCCAGGTTGGACAACATTCTTGAAAACCTAGAGGATGTGGACCTTGTTAACACAG ATGATGATGAGATACCACAAGAGCTCTTGCTTGGAAAGCACCAATTGAGTGAGCTAGCCAGTGATTCAGCTAAGATTAAAGCTATGAGCATCTTTAACAAG CTTTCATCTGATAAACTggtgaaaattttaaatattcttgaGAAGAACATTCAGGACAGTGTTAAACTTTCCACATTAATTAATCAC GATAATGACTCTATGGATGAAGAGCGGTTGTGGCGTGACCTTATCATGGAGAGGGTGACAAAATCTGCTGATGCCTGTCTAACTGCACTCAACATAATGACATCTCCACGCATGCCCAAGGCTGTGTATATAGAGGATGTGATTGAGAGGGTGTTGCAGTACACAAAGTTTCATCTGCAAAACTCTTTGTACCCTCAGTATGACCCGGTTTACAGAGTGGATCCCCATGGAG GAGGAGTACATACTTCAAAATCCAAGAGAGCAAAGAGTTCCACCCATAAACAGAAGGTGGTACTCATGCTTTACAACAAGGTTTGTGAAATTGTCAGCTATATCTCAGAGCTTCTGGAGATTCAGCTGCTAACTGACACAACAATTCTTCAG GTTTCCACCCTGGGTATTACACCGTTTTTTGTGGAAAATGTCAGTGAACTGCAGTTATGTGCTATCACACTAGTTACAGCA GTCTTCTCTCGCTATGAGAAGCACAGGCAGCTCATTCTTGAGGAGATCTTCACTTCCCTCGCCAGACTGCCTACTAGTAAACGCAACCTCAGGAACTTTAG GCTAAACAGCAGTGATTCAGATGGAGAACCCCTATATATCCAGATGGTCACAGCACTGGTGCTTCAACTCATTCAGTGTGTGGTACACCTTCCTTCGCagaatgaagaggaggaagagcacAATAAAAAG GTGGATAAAGATTTCATTATCACAAATTCTTATGAAACTGCCATGAGAACAGCTCAGAACTTCCTGTCGGTTTTTCTCAAAAA GTGTGGGAGTAAGCAGGGAGAGGAGGACTACAGGCCTCTGTTTGAGAACTTTGTTCATGACCTGCTGTCTACAGTCAACAGGCCTGAATGGCCGGCAGCTGAACTGCTGCTCAGTTTACTTGGCCGGCTCTTG GTGCACCAGTTCAGTAACAAGCAGACAGAAATGGCGCTCAGGGTGGCATCACTGGACTACCTCGGCACTGTTGCTTCACGCCTGCGTAAAGATGCTGTCACTAGCAAGATGGATCAAAAGGCTATTGACCGCATCCTtagagag ACTTCAGGTAATGATGAGATCCAGCAACTCCAGAAGGCATTGCTAGACTACCTAGATGGGAATGTAAACACAGAACCATCTCTAATA TTTGCCAGGAAGTTTTACATAGCTCAGTGGTTCAGGGACATTACGACCGAGGCAGAAAAAGCGATGAAGTCCCAAAATGAGAACAATGAAGACTCAAAAGGTCGACATCATTCAAGGGATGTCGATTTAACTGGTGAGATTATGCAGAAAGCCGAGGCAGGAAAGAAATTCTTGCGGAAGGTCATCAAGACTTCACCATCTCAATTTAGTTCTCTGAG GATAAACTCTGACACAGTAGACTATGAGGACTCCTGTCTGATTGTCAGATATCTGGCCTCTATGAGGCCATTTGCGCAGAGTTTTGATGTTTATTTATCTCAG ATTCTGAGAGTACTGGGTGAGAGTGCTATTGCAGTCAGAACTAAAGCGATGAAGTGTCTCTCTGAAGTAGTGGCTGTGGATCCAAGTATTCTGGCAAGG TTGGATATGCAACGTGGGGTTCATTGTCGCCTCATGGACAACTCCACTAGTGTGAGAGAAGCCGCTGTGGAACTCCTTGGGCGTTTTGTGCTAAGTCGACCTCAGCTCATTGAGCAGTACTATGATATGCTCATTGAAAGGATATTG GACACGGGTATCAGTGTAAGAAAGAGGGTCATTAAGATCTTGAGGGATATTTGCCTAGAACACCCAGACTTCCACAAGATCACCGAAATGTGTGTCAGGATGATCCGAAGAGTCAACGATGAAGAGGGGATCaag AAACTGGTAAATGAGACGTTCCAAAAGCTCTGGTTCACCCCCACACCCAGTCACGACAAAGATGCCATGACCAGAAAGATCCTCAACATCACAGATGTA GTGTCCGCATGTAAAGATTCTGGTTATGACTGGTTTGAGCAGCTTCTCCAAAAT ctACTAAAGTCAGAAGAGAATGCTTCCTACAAACCTGCCAAGAAGGCCTGTGTTCAGTTGGTGGACAACCTTGTAGAACACATACTGAAATATGAGGAGTCTCTTGCAG ACTGTGAGGATAAATTGGTTACCTCAGATCGGCTGGTAGCATGCATCACCACACTCTACTTGTTTAGCAAGATCAGAGCACGGTTAATGGTCAAACATGCCATGACTATGCAGCCGTATTTGACGACCAAGTGCAAT ACTCAAAATGACTTCATGGTGATATGTAATGTGGCCAAGATCCTGGAGCTGGTTGTGCCTCTGATGGAGCACCCAAGTGAGACTTTCCTCACTACCATGGAAGAAGACCTGATGAAGCTCATCTTCAAATATGGCATGACG GTTGTACAGCATTGTGTGAGCTGTCTTGGTGCTATTGTGAACAAGGTCACACACAACTACAGATTTATTTGGGCTTGTTTTAATCGTTATTATG gAGCTCTTGCAAAACTTAAGACTCAGCACCAAGAGGACCCCACTAGTTCCACTCTGGTTGCTAACAAACCCACTCTACTGCGCTCACTGTTTACTGTGGGAGCTCTCTGTCGACACTTTGATTTTGACCAAGAAGAGTTTAAGGGTGGTAACAAG ATTGTTATTAAGGACAAAGTATTGGAGCTTCTGCTGTATTTCACCAATCATGAAGATGAGGAGGTCCAGATCAAGGCCACTATAGGTCTAG GCTTCCAGTTCATCGGGCACCCAGAGCTCATGTTTGTGCAAGATGTGAAGGTTCTGTATAACAGTATCCTCTCAGATGAGAACAGTCTGGTCAGTCGGAAGATCCAGGTGCTTAAAAACCTGCAAACATACCTGCAGGAGGAGGACTCTCGAATGCAGGAGGCTGATCGCGAAT ggAATAAGCAAGCCAAGCAGGAGGATCTGAAAGAAATGGGGGACATCTCATCAGGCATGAGTAGCTCTATAATGCAGATTTACCTGAAGCAGGTGCTGGAGTCATTCTTTCACTCTCAGTCTACTGTTCGGCACTTTGCCCTGAGTGTCATTACACTGACTCTGAGCCAGGGCCTCATCCATCCTGTGCAG TGCGTGCCCTACTTAATTGCCATGGGAACAGATCCTGAGCCAACCATGAAGAACAAGGCTGATCAACAGCTGGTAGAGATTGACAAGAAATACTCAGGATTCATCCAT ATGAAGGCTGTTGCAGGGCTGAAAATGTCTTATCAAGTGCAGCAGGCCATAAATGGATCCAAAGGGTCTGTCCGAGGTTTTCGTCGTGAGGACTCGGATTCGGCCCTCTGCTCTCACCTCTACACCATGGTTCGTGGGAACCGACAACACAGAAGGGCTTTCCTCATTTCCCTGCTCAATCTATTTGATGATAGCTCT AAAATAGAGGTGAACATGCTGCTGTTCATAGCAGACAACTTGGCTTGTTTCCCATACCAGACCCAAGAGGAGCCTCTTTTCATCATGCACCATATAGATATTACTCTTTCTGTATCTGGTAGCAACCTTCTGCAGTCTTTCAAGGAG TCTTTACAGAAAGAGCCTGTACCacaggaaaagaagatgaaggtgaaaaagaagaagaagaagaaaaagaagaagctgcCTCTGCAAAGGAAATACAGCTcggacgatgatgatgatgttgatgaaTACAATGATGATGAACAGAGCAGTAGCAAATCCAGCAGCAGCGATGAGGATGATGAGATACACCACAGGCAAAAGAAATCTGTAGtctctgattctgattctgaccTGGAAGATGAAGATGCTGTGATGGACCGTCTACCTGAAAACCCAAACCCTCTGCTGGACTTTGCCAGTGCTTCACAGGGTATTCTTCTGCTTTTGATGCTTAAACAACATCTGAAGAATCTGTATGGCTTTTCAGACAG CAAAATTCAGAAATATTCTCCAACGGAATCTGCCAAAGTGTATGACAAAGCAGTGAACAGGAAATCTAAAGTGCACTTCAATCCTCGTCAGACACTGGACTATCTGAAGAGTAATCTATCCAACAAGGACCTCAGCTACGAGACCAAGAGGAACATTGTGAAACAGTATTTGGAT TTCAAGGTACTGATGGAGCACTTGGATCGtgatgaagaggatgaggaaggTGAAGCAAATGCCAATGCTAGAAACAAAGCCATTAATTCCCTGTTAAAGGGCCCAAAACTCCAAAACCACAACCACAATAACCACACTGCTTTACTGGAAACAGATGATGAGGAGAGTGAAGATGAAGATCCACCTGCA AGGAAACCAAGGAAAGGCGGGGATTCTGCAGAGGATTCAGGTCACATGAATGAGACAGTGGAGGTCATGGATGTAATTGCCATCTGCTGTCCCAAATACAAAGACAGACCACAGATTGCCAGGGTCATCCAGAAGACCAAATCTGGCTACAATATACACTGGATGACTGGGTCTTACTCTGGACCCTGGGCTGAAGCAAAGAAACGGGATGGTCGCAAAAAGGTGCCTTGCGTTGGCACCATCAAGGAGTCAGAAattatttacaagaaaattTCCTTGACGAGCGGACAGAAGCTTACAAACAAAGTGGCACAGACGTTACGAGCGCTATATGCTGCCAAGGAGGGGACTAAGAGTTAA